One genomic window of Desulfofundulus luciae includes the following:
- a CDS encoding zinc ribbon domain-containing protein: MNKKEVNRVEVLNLMRRLVGFFITLIILIIIKAIVVKLPSMDATVFEHISIAGIASAIISIIIIGMVLVFGQDIAVRTARILPAYPEATQLLNTLFILIAIIIAYSAFDGLLVPFLAKIELTWLYPVLFLLIAILPVYRITALLFTSSGKIADLFMGERQAAAAGDTVVCSSCGNRVPDAKFCSHCGKELVRQEVSPITCRQCGAKLNPGTKFCVNCGAAVAPEDAALRICPACNSSVEPGDEFCSNCGTRIS, from the coding sequence ATGAACAAGAAAGAAGTTAACAGGGTTGAAGTTTTAAATCTAATGCGGAGATTAGTTGGCTTTTTTATTACTTTAATAATTTTAATCATAATTAAAGCTATTGTTGTTAAACTTCCTTCAATGGATGCTACTGTATTTGAACACATTTCTATTGCCGGTATTGCTTCCGCGATCATATCAATTATAATCATCGGGATGGTTTTAGTGTTCGGGCAGGATATCGCTGTTCGGACGGCAAGAATTCTTCCAGCTTATCCTGAAGCAACTCAATTATTAAATACCCTGTTCATACTTATTGCAATTATCATTGCCTATAGCGCTTTTGACGGGTTGTTAGTGCCTTTTTTAGCTAAAATCGAACTGACCTGGCTTTACCCGGTCCTTTTCCTTTTAATAGCCATCCTGCCTGTCTACAGGATAACAGCCCTGCTTTTTACGAGCTCGGGGAAAATTGCGGACCTGTTCATGGGGGAAAGGCAAGCCGCAGCAGCAGGTGATACTGTTGTATGTTCCAGCTGCGGCAACCGGGTGCCGGATGCGAAGTTCTGCAGTCACTGCGGAAAAGAGCTGGTCCGGCAGGAAGTTAGCCCTATCACCTGCCGCCAATGCGGCGCCAAACTCAATCCCGGGACAAAATTTTGCGTTAATTGCGGTGCTGCTGTTGCACCTGAAGATGCTGCCTTGAGAATTTGCCCCGCCTGCAATTCTTCTGTCGAACCAGGAGATGAATTCTGTTCCAATTGCGGGACCAGGATAAGTTAA